The following nucleotide sequence is from Chromobacterium rhizoryzae.
GATCGAGGTGATGAAGCGGGTGACCAGCCAGCTCAATATGAGTCAGGTGACCATAGGCTACGGCATGACCGAGACCAGCCCGCTGAGCTTCCAGAGCGCCACCGACACGCCGTTGGACAAGCGCGTGGCAACGGTGGGGCGCATCCATCCGCACGTGGAGGTGAAGATCGTGGACGTGGAAGGCCGCATCACGCCGCGCGGTCAGAGCGGCGAGTTGTGCACGCGCGGTTATTCGGTGATGCCCGGTTATTGGGGCGACCCGGCCAAGACCGCGGAGGCGATAGACGCCGCCGGCTGGATGCGCACCGGCGATCTGGCGGAGATGGACGCGGACGGCTACGTCAACATCGTCGGCCGGGTCAAGGACATGGTGATCCGCGGAGGCGAGAACATCTATCCGCGCGAGGTGGAGGAGTTTCTCTACCGCCATCCCAAGATTCAGGACGTGCAGGTGATCGGGGTGCCGGACGAGCGCTTCGGCGAGGAGTTGTGCGCGTGGATCCGGCTGCGCGACGGCGAAAGCGCCGACGCCGACGATATCCGTGCTTTTTGCCAGGGGCAGATCGCGCATTACAAGATTCCGCGTTACATCGAATTCGTCGATAGTTTCCCGATGACCATCACCGGCAAGATTCAGAAATTCGTCATGCGGGAGAAGATGAAGGAGAAGTTGGGTCTGGCGGACGGCAAAACCGCCTGACCCGTCTCAAACAATGGGAGTAAAAGCCCCGGCTTGCCGGGGCTTTTTGGCTTACAATGCCGCCAGACTGATCTTTAAGCTGAGGAATCCATCATGACTACCGTATTCAACGACGCCGATCTGCTGCGTCTGGAAAACCTGCTGACCCCCTTGTCCGCCAGCGGCAGCACCATGCGCCCGGACGAAGTGCAGGGCTTTTTCGCCGCGCTGGCGTGCGGTCCGGACGCGGTGGACGCCGATTTCTGGCTGGAAGAAGTGCTGGGCGACGCGCCGGCCTTTGAAAACGCGGACGACGCGGCGGAACTGAAAACCCTGCTGCAGAAGCTGTACGACGCCACCGCCGCCGCGCTGGCGGCCGGCGACGAGCTGGATCTGATCCTGTACGCGGAAGACGACAGCGACAGCGACGAGCCGGACTACTGGCCGTGGGCCAACGCCTTCCTCTACGCGCTGGACGTGGTGGACACCGATTGGTTCGAAGTGGCCGACGAGGACGAGGGCTTTGAAAGCCTGATGATGCCGATGCTGGTGTTGGGCGGCGCTTTCGAGCA
It contains:
- a CDS encoding UPF0149 family protein, producing MTTVFNDADLLRLENLLTPLSASGSTMRPDEVQGFFAALACGPDAVDADFWLEEVLGDAPAFENADDAAELKTLLQKLYDATAAALAAGDELDLILYAEDDSDSDEPDYWPWANAFLYALDVVDTDWFEVADEDEGFESLMMPMLVLGGAFEQEDGEDLLTFSDEEVEGYKEEMLEALAAVHTYWRAKEQAPSTVRREGDKVGRNDVCPCGSGKKYKACCGRN